The sequence TCATGTTCAAGGTACCGATGCGATTGATGTTTCATTCCCTAATTTTTTTCAGCAGTTAACATCTATCATGCATTAAAAGAAAAAGGAAGCTCACCTTGCGAGTTTCCTTTTTCTTTTTCTCTATCAGAACTATTCATATATTAGCTTCTTTCCTCATAGCTTGTCTTAAAAGATAAGATGAGGTGAAAAAAATGGCGTATATTTTAAAGGGTGTTCATTGTGAAAAAGAAGGGAATGTTAATCAGCTGAGCTTTTTTATACAAAACAATAAAATTGTATCCATCCGTCGTCACTTTCGTTACACCAATTGTTATTATGTGGATTTAAGTCAGTATTTAATCAGCCCTGCTCATGTAGTTGCCGATTTGTCATTTCCTAATTTAAATTTTAAAGATTTTAAGCAATATATGATCAATGAGTTTCTGCTTAAAGGGTGTACGACTCTATTAGTTCCTTTTAGGGTAGAATATGAATTCAAATGGAAGGAACAGCTGCAAAAAATAAGAAAACAGTTAGTAGGGAGTCCAATTGATTATGTATTATCTGTAAGAATTCCGGCTCGATTAGTCACTCCCTCGATCATAAGGAAATGCAAAAGAGAAAAAATAAGCAGTATTTTTGTAGAAATTACTGACGAGACTGACCTTTATAGAATCGAATGGGGATGGATGAGAGATGCGATGTTTCCTTATCCCGTAACCCTGATTCCGCATGTACTCATTGAAGATAAGAAAAGAAAAATCGAAAAAATAGAAAAATGGACAAGTATACTAAGTCAAGTAGGGATCCCATTTTTAGAAAAACCGATTCCTTCCTTCACACCGATTTCCAAAGAAGAGTTAATTAAACTTGGAATTTATCCGCAAAAAGGATTTTTGCAGGTTGGTGGAGAAGTAAGTTACAATCTGTATTACTTGCCAAAATCTGAAGATAAGACTAGCATTCTATATGACAGTCGAAAACTTTGTATAACAGTAGATAAAGGAAAGGTTATTCGGGCAGGGGAAGACGTCTCGTACCTTTCAGGTGCAGGGAATGAGATTCCGATTTATGTCCCGCAATTTTTCCAAATCACTTCATAAGGGAAAGGGTTTTACTAGTGTCAATCTCAGAACAATGTTTGATTACCTATGAAAATGGGGACTTTGATAAAGCTAATCAGTTATATCAACAAATATTAAAGACAGGTATGCCAGAGGACCAACTTCAGTTGGCAGATGGACTGCAGCATCTCGGTTTTTTAGAAGAAGCACTTTCGTTATTTGAAGCACTTCATATACAATTTCCTGACGAGGGTGAAATAAAGCTTGCCCTTGCGGAAACTTTACAGGATTTAGGGCGTGAGGATGAAGCCTTAATCTACACATCTTCAATTGAGGCAGATGATCCTGTATATCCCCAGGCATTATTAATGGAAGCTGATTTTTATCAGGCCCAAGGGCTGTTTGAAGTAAGTGAAGAAAAGCTCATGCGGGCTAAAAAAATCCTTCCTGATGAGCCTGTTATCGATTTCGCTTTAGGTGAACTTTATGCGGCTGAAGGAAAGTGGCTAGAAGCGATTGAATGTTATGAACGCGTTGAAACTAATCCAAATAAAGATGACTTAGAAATCAATAAGCCACTTGCCTTAGCCTTAACATCAGCTGGCAAATTTGAAGAAGCCCTTGACTTTTATGAAAAAGCTTTAGATGAAAAATTAGACTCAGATACATTATTCGGTTACGGTTTTGCAGCTGAGAAAGCGGGTTATAATCAAACAGCTATTGAAAAGTGGACCGAACTTAAAGAATTAGATCCAGATTATTTTTCCGTTCATCTTTTGCTGGCTAGAGTTTATGAAAAAGAAGAAATGTTAAACGAAAGTTTGCTTGCTGTAAAAGAAGGGATTGAAAAAGATCCGTTTCATAAAGAATTATTTTATTACGCAGGTAAACTATCCTTAAAGCTGGGTTATGAAGAAGAGGCCGAAAGCTATTTCAGGGAAGCGTTAGCAATTGATCCTTCTTACCTCGATGCATTGCAAACCTTTGTTAAGCTTCTGATTCACCTGGAAAGGTATGAGGAAGCGGTAAATATGATCACTGCCTATCAGGGTGAGGGTGAGGAGCATCCAGAATTGACGTGGGACCTTAGCTTTTGCCTCCACCATCTTGAACGATATGAGGATGCATTAACTGAATACCAGCGTGCATATACTTACTTTAAGAATAAGAAAGAGTTCCTATTAGACTATGGAGAGTTCCTAATGGAATACGGTTTACGGAACGATGCTTCGAAGATTTTTTCAGATGCTCTAGCCATTGACCCTACTGATATAGAGGTAAGAGACATACTTGAGCGATTAAGCGAAGAGTAATGGAAATGGTATAGTGAGAGGAGGACAAAATCATGTCAACCCCTGTTTCTGTCCATGAAAAAAAAGACTTTATCCGTTGGTTTTTAAACAATTACCAGCTCAAAAGAAGAGAGTGTGTTTGGATACTTAATTATTTGATGAGTCATGACCAGCTGATGGCAAAGGTTCACTTTGTTGACCAGGCTCAGTACTGTCCGCGCGGACTAATCATGTCTACTCATTGTGTCGAGGAACCTCCATTCAAGTTTTACAAAGGCAATGTAATGACAACAGACGCAGAAAAATCATTTCATGATATCCGCTTAAATCGGGATGAAGACATTTATATCCAATTAAATTTTAGGCAGTCACGCCATTCTTATCAGTTTGTGGCTGTGCTTGAGGAAAATCCTTATGTTCCAAAGCATCTGCAGGAAAATGAAAAAGACAGGATTATTGCAGAAAAACTTCTTGAAAATAGTCTAAAAACATTTCAAAAAGAACGGCTGTTAAAAGAGATAGATAACGCACTGGATCAGCAAGATCGTGAGCGGTTTATAAAGCTGACAAAAGAATTAAATCGGATTATGAACGGATAATTTCGAGAATAAAGGTACATCGTTATACATAACGGTGTATTTTTTTGGTTATTGGGAATGATCGGGTTTCTAAAGGACTCGTTCATAACCAAGATAGCGTCCTTGAAACAGTTTCTAAAGGACTTGTAAGCCGGTAATAAATTAAAGAATGTCCTTGAGCCGGCATCTAAAGGACTCTTCAACCTCTTCATAACCAAGGACTCGTCCTTGACTCGCTATTTTTAATTCTTATCAAAAACTGTATTGAGACAAAAAGTTCAGAAAACGTTCATAATTTATTTTGGGATTCATGATAAGATATTCTGTAGAAGGATCAGGAGGTGAGAGCATTGCAATGGAATGCGAAGGATCTTTCCTCTTTTAAAGAAGTGAGAGAATACATAGATACAGCTATTATCCCTCTTTTGCCCATTTCCTTAAAAAAAGATGATTTAGTTCAGACCGGTTCAATGGTTGAATTGACAACCCACGTAACCAGGTCGATACAAACTCAATTTACTGGAAGAACACTTCTCTTCCCGCCGTATACATATTTTCGCCAAGAAGATTTTGCTAAAAAAAGCATACGTTTGAAGGAATGGGAGCAAACTATCGAAAAAGAGAGGTTTAAACATATATTTTATTTCACCTCTGACTTAGATTGGAAGCAATACGAAACAGGGCAAAGCAATGAATGTTTTATTCTGCCAATGGTTCCTCTTGAATCAATGGAAGAACAATTTAAACGGTCAATGGTGGACGATCAGGTTAAACATTTTATCCCTTTAATTGTGCAAAAATGGCAACTGCCATAACGATTTAGACAATTGCGATATTATATTGACCTATCATTTAGATTGATATATCATTGTTATGTCCTAGTTTTATAAGTGCAAATTTATTGTCCCATCGGACTTACATTAGACAAGAGGGGGGAAAGACATGAGCAAGCATCGTGTTTCAAGACGTCAGTTCCTCAGTTATACACTCACTGGTGTAGGCGGTTTCATGGGTGCTGCCATGATCATGCCAATGGTTCGCTTTGCAGTAGACCCTGTTCTGAAAGCAGCAGGCGCAAGCGATTATATCGCAACCGACGTGAAGGTTGCTGACTTGACAACTGAACCTACTCGTGTGGATTTTTCCTACGAGCAGCAAGATGCATGGTATACATCTACTGTAACCAACACAGCCTGGGTGTATAAAAACGATAATGGAGAAATCGTAGCACTTTCTCCAATTTGTAAGCATTTAGGGTGTACAGTTGACTGGAATACGGATAAATCGAATCCAAATCAGTTTTTCTGTCCTTGCCACTATGGGCGCTATACAAAGGATGGCAAAAACGTTCCGGGTACTCCGCCAATTGCACCGCTTGATGTTTATGAGTATCAGGAAAAAGACGGTTATCTTTATTTAGGCGCAACAAAGCCTAATCCAATTGGACAGGGGGCGTAATTGGAATGCTAAACAAGATTTATGACTGGGTAGACGAGCGCTTAGATATTACGCCTCTTTGGCGCGACATTGCAGATCATGAAGTACCAGAGCATGTTAATCCAGCTCACCATTTTTCAGCATTTGTTTATTGTTTTGGTGGACTTACATTTTTTATAGTTGTTATTCAGATCTTATCTGGGATGTTTTTAACCATGTACTATGTTCCAGATGTCATCAATGCTTGGGAATCCGTATACTATCTGCAATATGAAGTGGCGTTCGGACAAATTGTTAGGGGAATGCACCACTGGGGAGCAAGCCTCGTTATCGTTATGATGTTCTTACATACTTTACGTGTTTTCTTCCAAGGTGCTTATAAAAAACCTCGTGAATTAAACTGGATTGTTGGAGTTTTAATTTTCTTTGTAATGCTTGGACTAGGATTTACAGGGTACTTATTACCATGGGATATGAAGGCTTTATTCGCAACGAAAGTTGGTCTTCAAATAGCAGAGTCGGTGCCGTTAATCGGTGAACAAATTAAGATTTTACTCGCAGGTGACTCCCAAATTCTTGGAGCCCAAACGTTAACTCGTTTCTTTGCGATTCATGTCTTCTTCTTACCGGCTGCGTTGCTCGCATTAGTGGGTGCCCACTTCCTAATGATCCGGAAGCAAGGTATTTCAGGTCCACTATAATCCTTAGGAAAGTAAATTAAACGTTAGCTAGCAGAAGGAGGGGAATTGCTCGATGCATCGCGGAAAAGGGATGAAATTTGTTGGCGATTCACGTGTAAAAGCAAATGACAGAAAGCCAAACATACCAAAAGATTATTCCGAGTATCCTGGTAAAACAGAAGCCTTTTATCCTAACTTCCTTTTAAGAGAATGGATGGTTGGAGCTGTTTTCCTAGTGGGATTTTTAATTTTAACGGCTGCTCACCCTTCACCACTAGAGCGTGTAGCCGATCCGACTGATACAGCCTATATTCCGTTACCTGACTGGTATTTCTTATTCTTGTATCAGTTGCTTAAATATACGTATGCATCTGGTCCTTATAACATAATCGGTGCACTCGTTATCCCTGGATTAGCTTTTGGTGCATTACTCTTGGCGCCATTTATCGATAGAGGCCCAGAAAGAAGACCTGGTAAACGCCCATTAGCAACAGGGTTTATGCTATTAGCAGTAGCATCCGTTATTTATTTAACTTGGGAATCAGTTGTTACTCATGACTGGGAAGCTGCAGCCAAACAAGGTGAAATTGTAGCAGAAGTTGAAATTGATACAGAATCAGAAGGATATCAAATCTACTCAGGTCAAGCATGTATCACATGTCACGGTACAGATATGCAAGGCGGACCTGGTGCGCCAGCTATAGTTGATACAGGACTTACGGCTGATGAAATTATTGAGATTATCAATAATGGCCGTGGAGCAATGCCTGCCGGCCAATTCCAAGGTTCAGACGAAGATAAGCAAAAGCTTGCTGAGTTTATCGAAAGTTTAATAGCTGAATAAGCATTTTATAAGAAGCTGGCGTGTTATTCGCCAGCTTTTTTCCACTTTAACAAATTATAAAATTTTAGCAAAGCAGTAATTTCGACGCAGTAAAAATTTTTAGGAATAAAGTTTAAGAGCAACGAGGCAATCGCCTTCGCCTAAAGGCTTGGCGCTAGCCAAGTTTTCTTTAAAGATGGAGGAATGGTATGTTTCCATTAGCAATGGTTTTAAGAGAAAAATGGTTTCTATGGGTTTTGCTTATAATCAACACAGCTGGAACCATTTACGGATACATTTGGTATAAAAGTCAATTGGCGATTACTCCTGGTCATTTTCTTA is a genomic window of Bacillus oleivorans containing:
- a CDS encoding tetratricopeptide repeat protein; the protein is MSISEQCLITYENGDFDKANQLYQQILKTGMPEDQLQLADGLQHLGFLEEALSLFEALHIQFPDEGEIKLALAETLQDLGREDEALIYTSSIEADDPVYPQALLMEADFYQAQGLFEVSEEKLMRAKKILPDEPVIDFALGELYAAEGKWLEAIECYERVETNPNKDDLEINKPLALALTSAGKFEEALDFYEKALDEKLDSDTLFGYGFAAEKAGYNQTAIEKWTELKELDPDYFSVHLLLARVYEKEEMLNESLLAVKEGIEKDPFHKELFYYAGKLSLKLGYEEEAESYFREALAIDPSYLDALQTFVKLLIHLERYEEAVNMITAYQGEGEEHPELTWDLSFCLHHLERYEDALTEYQRAYTYFKNKKEFLLDYGEFLMEYGLRNDASKIFSDALAIDPTDIEVRDILERLSEE
- a CDS encoding ReoY family proteolytic degradation factor translates to MSTPVSVHEKKDFIRWFLNNYQLKRRECVWILNYLMSHDQLMAKVHFVDQAQYCPRGLIMSTHCVEEPPFKFYKGNVMTTDAEKSFHDIRLNRDEDIYIQLNFRQSRHSYQFVAVLEENPYVPKHLQENEKDRIIAEKLLENSLKTFQKERLLKEIDNALDQQDRERFIKLTKELNRIMNG
- a CDS encoding DUF2487 family protein, yielding MQWNAKDLSSFKEVREYIDTAIIPLLPISLKKDDLVQTGSMVELTTHVTRSIQTQFTGRTLLFPPYTYFRQEDFAKKSIRLKEWEQTIEKERFKHIFYFTSDLDWKQYETGQSNECFILPMVPLESMEEQFKRSMVDDQVKHFIPLIVQKWQLP
- a CDS encoding ubiquinol-cytochrome c reductase iron-sulfur subunit; its protein translation is MSKHRVSRRQFLSYTLTGVGGFMGAAMIMPMVRFAVDPVLKAAGASDYIATDVKVADLTTEPTRVDFSYEQQDAWYTSTVTNTAWVYKNDNGEIVALSPICKHLGCTVDWNTDKSNPNQFFCPCHYGRYTKDGKNVPGTPPIAPLDVYEYQEKDGYLYLGATKPNPIGQGA
- the qcrB gene encoding menaquinol-cytochrome c reductase cytochrome b subunit; this translates as MLNKIYDWVDERLDITPLWRDIADHEVPEHVNPAHHFSAFVYCFGGLTFFIVVIQILSGMFLTMYYVPDVINAWESVYYLQYEVAFGQIVRGMHHWGASLVIVMMFLHTLRVFFQGAYKKPRELNWIVGVLIFFVMLGLGFTGYLLPWDMKALFATKVGLQIAESVPLIGEQIKILLAGDSQILGAQTLTRFFAIHVFFLPAALLALVGAHFLMIRKQGISGPL
- a CDS encoding menaquinol-cytochrome c reductase cytochrome b/c subunit: MHRGKGMKFVGDSRVKANDRKPNIPKDYSEYPGKTEAFYPNFLLREWMVGAVFLVGFLILTAAHPSPLERVADPTDTAYIPLPDWYFLFLYQLLKYTYASGPYNIIGALVIPGLAFGALLLAPFIDRGPERRPGKRPLATGFMLLAVASVIYLTWESVVTHDWEAAAKQGEIVAEVEIDTESEGYQIYSGQACITCHGTDMQGGPGAPAIVDTGLTADEIIEIINNGRGAMPAGQFQGSDEDKQKLAEFIESLIAE